The DNA segment GTCCTGAAACTCACGCGACCGGTATTCGCGCGGGTGACCTAAATCGTTCGACACAACCGCACGGACCCGTCCTGGATTCGCATCCATGATCACAATACGGTCACTCAGAAACACAGCCTCTTCGATCAAGTGGGTGATAAGCAAGACGCTACTCAGCCCAGATTTACCCTCACTCCACAGGCGATAAACCTCTGACCTAAGAGCCTCGGCAGTCATCACATCTAACGCCGAAAAGGGTTCGTCCAGACACAGGAGCTCGGGTTTACCCACAAGTGCACGGGCAAGCCCGACTCGTTGCTTCATGCCACCAGAAAGTTCCTTGGGAAAAGCTCTGTCAACACCACCTAGACCAACTTTTTCAAGTGTAGTTGCAATGAGATCGGACTCCTCAGAGCGGCTTAGTCCGCGGCCGTGGAGGCCCACCCGAACATTGTCCTCAACGGTCAACCAGGGGAACAGCGCGAAGTTTTGAAACACTAAGGAAGCACCTGGGTGGATCCCGTGTAGCTGTCTTCCGTGGCTGAAGACAGTGCCAGCACTTGGTTGGATCAGACCCACCAAGATGCGCAGTAGGGTACTCTTGCCGCAGCCAGAGGGGCCAAGAATACATACGACTTCGTTCGGCGAAATGGCTAGCGAGACATCTTGCAGGGCCATCCGCGCGCCCCCTGACTCCTCTGCATAGGTTTTGCTGATATTACGAGCCTCGGCAATGAGGTCTGCACGACTACCGGTTTCGCTAAATGGCTCTATGATCTTGATGGTCATGGTTCAACTCTTGCCAGTTAACATGAAGCGAGATCCCGCAAGGGCATAGAGCCGCTTCCAGAGCACTCGATTTATCACCACTAAGGCCAAAGACATGGTCAGCACCCCAGCGCATAGTAAAGGAAAGTTAGCATCTTCGGTCGATTTAGTGATCAAGGACCCGAGTCCAGGAGCTATCAGGGTTTGGTCTCTATAGTGAACAAATTCCGCAACAATGCTTGCGTTCCATGCCCCGCCAGCAGCAGTTACGAGTCCGGTTACTAGGGCGGGAAAAATGGCCGGTAGGTACAGCGTTCGCCATAAGGGCCATCCAGTAACGCCATACATTCTAGCAAGTTCCCGCAGGTCTCCGGGAATGGATTGTGCCCCAGCAATCACGTTGAACAGTATGTACCACTGGGAACCAACCAACATTAATACTGTGCAGCCAAACGCAAAATCTACTCCCAGCCACAACATAGCCATAGTCACCAGCGGGAACAGCATGGGAGCTGGGAAGGACGCAATCACCTGGACTACCGGAGACAGTTTGCGAGACAGGCGCCGCGATCGTCCTATGATGATTCCCGCTGGAACAGTCCACAGAGCACCCAGCAGGACGGCCGTGGTCGTACGTAGGAAGGTCATGCAAAGCGATATGAGCACCTTCAACCAGTCGTTGAGAGTCAATTCCCAGATTAACTGTGTCAGTTTGATCCCACCCCAAATTGCTAAGCCGCCAAAAGCTGAGGTGGCGAGCCAACCCAAGAGCGGTAAGCTATGCTCCCAGGCCGGAGCGCTAGTTCTCTTTCTTACTTGAGAGGTTTGATCCGCTGGCGCCAAAGCTGAGGGCTTCTCACGCCTAGCTGATTGCCGCCGGCGACGCCACTCACCGAATTGCATGAGCAAGCGGGAGCGCATAAGGATCGACAGTACAAACGACTCCTCACGTTCACCAGCCACCTCCTCTGACTTAAATCGTTCCGACCATACGGACAGGGGGCGCCAGATGAGCCAATCAGTAGCCACAATCATGAGCGCCATGGCCAATACTGCATAGGCCTGTGCCATGCGATCGCCCTTGTCAATGGCCTCGCTCATGTAAGAACCGATCCCGGGGAGGCGGAAGTCTCGGTCGCCTAGTCTAAAAGCCTCCGTGGTAGTGAGGAAAAACCAGCCACCAGCCATGCTCACCATGCTGTTCATCACGAGACCGATCATGCTGTACGGCGCCTCTAGGGTTTTGAAGGTTTTCAGAACGCCGAAATTGTGTAGGCGAGCAACCTCCCGAAGATCGACTGGGACAGACCGTACGGAGCCATAAAATGAGTAAGTCATGTTCCAGGCCTGGCCAGTGAAGATCATGATGATACAGGCAAGTTCCAGACCTACGTTGCTGTTGGGGAAGATCGCCACCAATCCCAGCACTAAGCCTGGCAGAAATCCCAATACCGGAATCCCTTGTAAAATATCCAGAATGGGGATCATCACGCGTTCGGCTCGTGGGCGCTTGGCTGCGACGGAACCGTAAAGGAGCGTGAAAGACAAAGACAAACCATAGGCCAGAAAACCGCGTGCCAATGATTTTAAGGAGTAAACGGGCAGGGCCCAGGGCGAAAGATCAATCTCGAGCGACTGATGCTCCAGAGGGGTTGCCGGCACGAGCCATTGACGTCCGAATTGGACCACACCAAAGACCAGCGCAGCCATGAAAAGCAGTAGCAGCACGTCAACTAGCCAACTGGCGCGATCGCCAGTCGCTGACTGATATTGCGTGCTACTTATTACCGCCATGTCCAACTCGATTGAAGTGACTGTGTGGAATACTGTAACCTATTAAAAACACTTGGATCAAGGCTAGCTCGATATCGCTTCCTCTACTCGAGGTTAAACAATTGAACAATCAAAAAAGTCGACGGAGACGATCGGTGACAGGAACCACCCCTTTATGACCCACGACCGACTGAGCAAAACACTGCAACTCTGTTGTCTACTGCTCGCTAGTTTAGCAGCTGCCACGCTCGCTGCACGGCAGATCGACCTCTCCACAGCAGATCTAGGCCGCCATTTAGCCAATGGTAGATGGGTGCTCGAAGACCGCGATGTCCTTTATTCCAATTTTTATTCGTATACCCATCCGCAGGCGCCATTCGTGAACCACCATTGGCTAAGTGGGGTGATCTTCTATGGCGTCCATGCACTAACTGACTTTGTAGGCCTATCGCTGTTCTATTGCCTATTGGTCGGCGGGGCTACTGCAGTCATCAGCTTCTCAGCATGGAGAGATATGCGCAGCTGGGTGGTCGTAGCGGCTACCCTCATAGCTCTGCCCATGATTAGCTACCGCACTGAGGTTAGGCCCGAGGGTATTAGTTTACTCTTAAGTGCAATCACCTACGGCATGATTAACGGGTATTCCCGCGGTCGACTAAAGGCTATTTGGCTCCCGGCACTACTGCCTTTGATGGTGCTTTGGGTCAACTGTCATATCTATTTCTTTTTTGGCCTACTGATCATCGGCGCGTTTACCGCCCAGGCTCTGCTGCATCTTTATTTCATTGTCGAACCAGTAGAGCGATCTGCAGCACTGCTCAAATTCAAATTGCTGGCCTTGTTACTACTAACGTCATGCATGGTAACGGTCATTAACCCCGAAGGATGGAACCTTGCTACCTATCCATTCAGAATTTTCAACAACTACGGCTATATGATCGTAGAGAACCAGGGCATTCCATTTTTCATTCGTCGCGGCATGCATTTCCCAGTGTTCGGGCCGGTGTACGTGGCACTATTGGTAATGTTCGTTCTCACTTTACGTGTCGCTATCAAGTGTGCACGCCGACTACCCTTTGCCACTACTGCTCTATGTGCGCTACTTGCACTCATGGCTCTCAGCGCTATACGCAATATCGCTATGTTCGGTTTATTCTTTGTCCCGACTGCATGCCAGACCTTGGCTGAAATCAAGTCCAGCCGATGGCGCAACGGGTTGATGGTATTGGCCACCTTGATGGCGACCTTTTCCTTTATTTTACCTACTGGTTCTCAATTCCTTTCCGAGATCGGTATAGGCCTCAAACCCGGCGCTCTTGACGCTGCAAACTTTTACGGGGCGCAAAGGCTAAAAGGCCCTTTATTCAACAACTACGATATCGGTGGTTATTTGATTTACTCGCTTTTTCCTGACACTAAGGTGTTCGTAGACAACCGACCTGAAGCCTACCCGGCAAGATTCTTGACCGAGGCTTATGTACCGGCACAAGAGGACAATACTAAATGGCAAGAACTAGATGCCGCCCTGCATTTCAATGTGATTTTTTTTAACTGGCACGACTACACGCCTGCGGGTCAAACCTTCTTAATTCATCGGATTAATGACCCCGAATGGGCGCCGATCTATGTGGATCCCTACGCACTAATCCTGGTTCGCCGCACGACGGAGAACCAGGATGTGATTAGTCGATTTGAAATCCCCAGAGATCGGTTTTCGGTAAAAAGTTAGTCTTACGCTAAAACACGTCCAAAGAGATATTGGTTCACAATATTCTCAACCAATTCCTGCTTAGCACTCTCTGGCGTGAACGCTGGTAGGTCTGCCGCATAATCTCTGAGCTGCGCGAGACTGACTTTGCCACGGCTGAAGTCACGACCAATTCCTGATTGGAAAGATTCATACCGCGCACCGCGAAGCTTACTAATTGCTCCACTTTCAATGAGATTAGCTGCTACTTCTAGCCCAAATGCGAAGTTATCCATTGCACCGATATGTCCAATGAAAAGATCCTCAACATCGGTGGAATTGCGCCTCACTTTGGCATCAAAATTGATCCCACCATGTACAAAACCGCCAGAACTCAGAATCACCATCATCGCTTCGACCGCATCATATACATTAGTCGGAAACTGATCAGTGTCCCAGCCGTTCTGAGCATCACCACGATTTGCGTCTATACTACCGAGCAGCCCCGAATCACTAGCCACCTGCAGCTCGTGCGCGAAGGTGTGGTTGGCCAAGGTTGCATGGTTCGCCTCAATATTTAGTTTGAAGTCCTTATCAAGACCATGATGCCGTAAGAAGCCGATAGTCGTTGCTGCATCAAAATCATATTGATGCTTGGAGGGTTCCATCGGCTTTGGTTCGATGAGAAAGTCGCCCTTAAATCCGATCTTGCGCCCATAATCCCGCGTCAAACTCAAAAATTGAGCCAAGTTATCCAGCTCGCGCTTCATGTCTGTGTTAAGCAGCGCATTATAGCCCTCACGACCGCCCCAGAAGACGTAAGATGTTCCACCTAGCTCTACCGTCGCAGCAAGAGCTGCATGGACTTGTGCGGCGGCGTGCGCGACCACTCTCATATCTGGATTGGTTGCGGCTCCGTTCATATAGCGTGGATGACTGAAAAGATTGGCAGTTCCCCACAGTAGCTTAACGCCAGTAGACTCCTGCATCTTCTTAGCGAGGCCAACCATTGTTTGTAGGTTCTTCTCACTCTCACTGATAGATTGACCCTCGGGTGCCATGTCCCGATCATGAAAACAGTAGTACGGTGTGCCCAGCTTCACAAAAAACTCAAATGCGGCATCAAGACGAGCCTTTGCCCGATCCATAGCATTAGCGCCCTGCTCCCATTTATGGTTTAGCGTGCCACTACCAAATGGGTCCGCGCCTTCTCCACAGAAACTATGCCAGTAGCAAACGGCAAACTTCAGATGTTCTCGGAGACTTTTGCCAGCGACCTTACGGTTTGCATCATAGTATTTGAACGCAAGAGGATTATCTGACTTTGGTCCCTCGTAGGCGATTTGCTTAACTGAGGGAAAATAAGACGCAGTGGAAGCCATGGGGACACCCTCCTGAAAAAAATTATCTATGCGCCCAACGGGCCTGCATCATTATGACAAGATCCTGGTAACGACGAAAGATCTCAGTATAGGTCGCAACTCTTTGCCTTTGAGGCGTGAAGATTCTTTCTCCGTTAAATTCTAGGTGACTGCTGACGATATCAGCAATGCTTGTGGCGCGGCCTCGACTGTGTTCAAGACACCACAGTGCCTGAAGGGCGGCACCAAAAGCAGCCGCCTCGCCATGAGGTGACACCTTGACTTCGAGATCTAATACATCCGCAATAATCTGTAACCACTCTTTACTATGGGCACCGCCGCCTGTCACGGTTGCTACGCGGCTGACTAAACCTTGCCGTTGCATGGATTCAAATCCCCAGCGAAGACTGAAGACTGTGGCCTCAACTACCGCACGCATTAAATTGCAAGCACTGGTATTAAGCGAAGTCAATCCGAAGAAAGTACCTGTTCCAAGGGGACACTCGGGGGTTCTTTCACCTCCAAAAAAGGGCAGCGCGACAATACCACCAGCGCCCACCTCACTTGCCTGCAGATTCCGATCAAACTGATCTAAATTTATGCCCATAGTTGCACGGACTAATTCGGTTGCAGAGGTACAATTAAGGGAACAAGCTAGAGGCAGGTAGCCACCTGTTGATGAGCAAAACGATGCAAAATCACCTTGATCAGAGACTGTTGGTGTTTCGGCATACGCAAATAGGGTGCCGGATGTACCCAAACTAATCGTGAGTGCCCCGGGAAACACAGCTCCAGTGCCGATGGCGGCCATCATATTGTCACCACCGCCGACTGCTACCATGACGTCTGCGGGGATCCCCAGCTCAGCCGCGATATTAGATTTTACGCAACCAATAGATTCGTAAGATGGACAAATGTCGGGTAGGGCAAGAAGGAGGTCTCTGCTGTCATCGATGGCACGGAGTACTTCCTTACTCCACTGGCGGCGCCGAATATCGAAAAATCCCGTTCCCGATGCATCGCCAGCTTCAGCTGTGATACGCCCTGTAAAGTAATAATTCAAATAGTCATGCGGTAATAAAATATGCCTCATCTCGTTATACGCAGTAGGCCTATTTTTTTTAAGCCACAGCAATTTAGACGCTGTGTATCCAGGTAGAATGGGATTACCGATCAACCTAATTACTGCCTCGCGCCCACCTAGAATGGCCTCAATCTCATCACATTCCGCTAATGTTGAAGTGTCGTTCCAGAGCTTTACGGGTGCCACGACTCGACCATCTTCGCCCAACGCGACCAATCCGTGCTGTTGACCCGATACCGCCAAAGCTAATGCTCGCTGTTTCTGGGTGCTCGGCAACGCAGCGAAACACTCCCTCAACCCGTCAAGCCACCAATCCGCGGCCTGCTCGCGGGCACCATCTTCACCGACAAATAACGCAAGTGAGCTACG comes from the Deltaproteobacteria bacterium genome and includes:
- a CDS encoding nitrate/sulfonate/bicarbonate ABC transporter ATP-binding protein; amino-acid sequence: MTIKIIEPFSETGSRADLIAEARNISKTYAEESGGARMALQDVSLAISPNEVVCILGPSGCGKSTLLRILVGLIQPSAGTVFSHGRQLHGIHPGASLVFQNFALFPWLTVEDNVRVGLHGRGLSRSEESDLIATTLEKVGLGGVDRAFPKELSGGMKQRVGLARALVGKPELLCLDEPFSALDVMTAEALRSEVYRLWSEGKSGLSSVLLITHLIEEAVFLSDRIVIMDANPGRVRAVVSNDLGHPREYRSREFQDFVDHIHDILTAVHLPDVPVEPRIPHAAVAERITPIPAVTLGQITGMMEILHDHGDEMDLFDLNEFVSNELGQTLTVVKGGELLGLIETPGDLVKLTPEGKHFLQASVAERNDLLASRMKGLGIFRMVLQMLDSAPEGSLEDEEVVAAVAAHLPREPAKQLSDTVCDWGRTVELFDYDAVREVWSKKTLE
- a CDS encoding ABC transporter permease subunit, with translation MAVISSTQYQSATGDRASWLVDVLLLLFMAALVFGVVQFGRQWLVPATPLEHQSLEIDLSPWALPVYSLKSLARGFLAYGLSLSFTLLYGSVAAKRPRAERVMIPILDILQGIPVLGFLPGLVLGLVAIFPNSNVGLELACIIMIFTGQAWNMTYSFYGSVRSVPVDLREVARLHNFGVLKTFKTLEAPYSMIGLVMNSMVSMAGGWFFLTTTEAFRLGDRDFRLPGIGSYMSEAIDKGDRMAQAYAVLAMALMIVATDWLIWRPLSVWSERFKSEEVAGEREESFVLSILMRSRLLMQFGEWRRRRQSARREKPSALAPADQTSQVRKRTSAPAWEHSLPLLGWLATSAFGGLAIWGGIKLTQLIWELTLNDWLKVLISLCMTFLRTTTAVLLGALWTVPAGIIIGRSRRLSRKLSPVVQVIASFPAPMLFPLVTMAMLWLGVDFAFGCTVLMLVGSQWYILFNVIAGAQSIPGDLRELARMYGVTGWPLWRTLYLPAIFPALVTGLVTAAGGAWNASIVAEFVHYRDQTLIAPGLGSLITKSTEDANFPLLCAGVLTMSLALVVINRVLWKRLYALAGSRFMLTGKS
- the xylA gene encoding xylose isomerase; amino-acid sequence: MASTASYFPSVKQIAYEGPKSDNPLAFKYYDANRKVAGKSLREHLKFAVCYWHSFCGEGADPFGSGTLNHKWEQGANAMDRAKARLDAAFEFFVKLGTPYYCFHDRDMAPEGQSISESEKNLQTMVGLAKKMQESTGVKLLWGTANLFSHPRYMNGAATNPDMRVVAHAAAQVHAALAATVELGGTSYVFWGGREGYNALLNTDMKRELDNLAQFLSLTRDYGRKIGFKGDFLIEPKPMEPSKHQYDFDAATTIGFLRHHGLDKDFKLNIEANHATLANHTFAHELQVASDSGLLGSIDANRGDAQNGWDTDQFPTNVYDAVEAMMVILSSGGFVHGGINFDAKVRRNSTDVEDLFIGHIGAMDNFAFGLEVAANLIESGAISKLRGARYESFQSGIGRDFSRGKVSLAQLRDYAADLPAFTPESAKQELVENIVNQYLFGRVLA
- the xylB gene encoding xylulokinase; amino-acid sequence: MLSDKYDDRSVVVGVDLGTQGIKVVLYDFRLRHEVATARSSLALFVGEDGAREQAADWWLDGLRECFAALPSTQKQRALALAVSGQQHGLVALGEDGRVVAPVKLWNDTSTLAECDEIEAILGGREAVIRLIGNPILPGYTASKLLWLKKNRPTAYNEMRHILLPHDYLNYYFTGRITAEAGDASGTGFFDIRRRQWSKEVLRAIDDSRDLLLALPDICPSYESIGCVKSNIAAELGIPADVMVAVGGGDNMMAAIGTGAVFPGALTISLGTSGTLFAYAETPTVSDQGDFASFCSSTGGYLPLACSLNCTSATELVRATMGINLDQFDRNLQASEVGAGGIVALPFFGGERTPECPLGTGTFFGLTSLNTSACNLMRAVVEATVFSLRWGFESMQRQGLVSRVATVTGGGAHSKEWLQIIADVLDLEVKVSPHGEAAAFGAALQALWCLEHSRGRATSIADIVSSHLEFNGERIFTPQRQRVATYTEIFRRYQDLVIMMQARWAHR